One genomic region from Cyclopterus lumpus isolate fCycLum1 chromosome 20, fCycLum1.pri, whole genome shotgun sequence encodes:
- the LOC117749663 gene encoding transmembrane protein 241 isoform X1, with protein sequence MQWRTHVTGLAFSFVFVVSYFTNKFVLSVLKFTFPTLFQGWQTLIGAVLLLLFGKFGWVEMSRISRSAALSWLPGSLLFVGNIYAGSRALSLIDIPLFFTLQNSSHVVSYIILKVVNREKTRWLKIISICFMLLSAIILPFHDPRFDSSGYLWAVGHLLCVGAYRAFQGHHKSSNLSDLEQHCINYSFSVLLLAVAAHPTGDLMGALEFPSLQSHTFHCGCCASALLGFLLLLATVKLKSGLSLEHFGVWIFLSKITAMSLSPFFFYMDINKSSLICVVISHVGEALLVYSQKDSQVGAR encoded by the exons ATGCAGTGGAGAACACACGTCACTGGCCTCGCGTTCAGTTTTGTATTCGTTGTGTCATATTTCACGAATAAG tttgtccTGTCAGTGTTGAAATTCACCTTTCCAACCTTATTTCAAGG ATGGCAGACACTTATCGGGGCTGTCCTGCTTCTACTCTTTGGGAAGTTTGGATGGGTGGAAATGAGCCGCATCTCCAG GTCAGCAGCTCTCTCCTGGCTTCCAGGCTCCCTCCTCTTTGTGGGAAACATATATGCCGGTTCCAGGGCCTTATCGCTCATA gACATCCCTTTATTCTTCACTCTTCAGAATTCCTCACATGTTGTTAGTTATATAATCTTGAAGGTTGTCAACAGAGAG AAGACACGATGGCTGAAGATAATCAG CATCTGCTTCATGCTGCTCTCGGCCATCATCCTCCCCTTTCACGACCCTCGG TTTGACTCCAGCGGTTACCTGTGGGCTGTGGGTCACCTGCTGTGTGTCG GTGCATACAGGGCGTTTCAGGGTCACCACAAATCTAGTAATTTGAG TGACCTCGAGCAGCATTGCATCAACTACTCGTTCAG CGTCCTGCTGCTGGCCGTTGCAGCTCACCCGACAG GTGACCTCATGGGTGCCTTGGAGTTCCCCTCCCTTCAGTCCCACACGTTTCACTGTGGTTGCTGTGCCAG TGCGCTGCTGggttttttgttgctgctggcAACAGTCAAACTAAAAAGTGGATTGTCCCTGGAGCACTTTGGGGTCTGGATCTTCTTGTCGAAG ATCACCGCCATGTCCCTCTCCCCGTTCTTTTTCTACATGGACATCAACAAGTCTTCTCTTATTTG TGTGGTCATCAGTCACGTGGGAGAGGCCCTGCTGGTGTACTCGCAGAAAGACTCTCAGGTTGGGGCGAGATAA
- the LOC117749663 gene encoding transmembrane protein 241 isoform X2: MQWRTHVTGLAFSFVFVVSYFTNKFVLSVLKFTFPTLFQGWQTLIGAVLLLLFGKFGWVEMSRISRSAALSWLPGSLLFVGNIYAGSRALSLIDIPLFFTLQNSSHVVSYIILKVVNREKTRWLKIISICFMLLSAIILPFHDPRFDSSGYLWAVGHLLCVGAYRAFQGHHKSSNLSVLLLAVAAHPTGDLMGALEFPSLQSHTFHCGCCASALLGFLLLLATVKLKSGLSLEHFGVWIFLSKITAMSLSPFFFYMDINKSSLICVVISHVGEALLVYSQKDSQVGAR; the protein is encoded by the exons ATGCAGTGGAGAACACACGTCACTGGCCTCGCGTTCAGTTTTGTATTCGTTGTGTCATATTTCACGAATAAG tttgtccTGTCAGTGTTGAAATTCACCTTTCCAACCTTATTTCAAGG ATGGCAGACACTTATCGGGGCTGTCCTGCTTCTACTCTTTGGGAAGTTTGGATGGGTGGAAATGAGCCGCATCTCCAG GTCAGCAGCTCTCTCCTGGCTTCCAGGCTCCCTCCTCTTTGTGGGAAACATATATGCCGGTTCCAGGGCCTTATCGCTCATA gACATCCCTTTATTCTTCACTCTTCAGAATTCCTCACATGTTGTTAGTTATATAATCTTGAAGGTTGTCAACAGAGAG AAGACACGATGGCTGAAGATAATCAG CATCTGCTTCATGCTGCTCTCGGCCATCATCCTCCCCTTTCACGACCCTCGG TTTGACTCCAGCGGTTACCTGTGGGCTGTGGGTCACCTGCTGTGTGTCG GTGCATACAGGGCGTTTCAGGGTCACCACAAATCTAGTAATTTGAG CGTCCTGCTGCTGGCCGTTGCAGCTCACCCGACAG GTGACCTCATGGGTGCCTTGGAGTTCCCCTCCCTTCAGTCCCACACGTTTCACTGTGGTTGCTGTGCCAG TGCGCTGCTGggttttttgttgctgctggcAACAGTCAAACTAAAAAGTGGATTGTCCCTGGAGCACTTTGGGGTCTGGATCTTCTTGTCGAAG ATCACCGCCATGTCCCTCTCCCCGTTCTTTTTCTACATGGACATCAACAAGTCTTCTCTTATTTG TGTGGTCATCAGTCACGTGGGAGAGGCCCTGCTGGTGTACTCGCAGAAAGACTCTCAGGTTGGGGCGAGATAA
- the LOC117749663 gene encoding transmembrane protein 241 isoform X3, with protein sequence MSRISRSAALSWLPGSLLFVGNIYAGSRALSLIDIPLFFTLQNSSHVVSYIILKVVNREKTRWLKIISICFMLLSAIILPFHDPRFDSSGYLWAVGHLLCVGAYRAFQGHHKSSNLSDLEQHCINYSFSVLLLAVAAHPTGDLMGALEFPSLQSHTFHCGCCASALLGFLLLLATVKLKSGLSLEHFGVWIFLSKITAMSLSPFFFYMDINKSSLICVVISHVGEALLVYSQKDSQVGAR encoded by the exons ATGAGCCGCATCTCCAG GTCAGCAGCTCTCTCCTGGCTTCCAGGCTCCCTCCTCTTTGTGGGAAACATATATGCCGGTTCCAGGGCCTTATCGCTCATA gACATCCCTTTATTCTTCACTCTTCAGAATTCCTCACATGTTGTTAGTTATATAATCTTGAAGGTTGTCAACAGAGAG AAGACACGATGGCTGAAGATAATCAG CATCTGCTTCATGCTGCTCTCGGCCATCATCCTCCCCTTTCACGACCCTCGG TTTGACTCCAGCGGTTACCTGTGGGCTGTGGGTCACCTGCTGTGTGTCG GTGCATACAGGGCGTTTCAGGGTCACCACAAATCTAGTAATTTGAG TGACCTCGAGCAGCATTGCATCAACTACTCGTTCAG CGTCCTGCTGCTGGCCGTTGCAGCTCACCCGACAG GTGACCTCATGGGTGCCTTGGAGTTCCCCTCCCTTCAGTCCCACACGTTTCACTGTGGTTGCTGTGCCAG TGCGCTGCTGggttttttgttgctgctggcAACAGTCAAACTAAAAAGTGGATTGTCCCTGGAGCACTTTGGGGTCTGGATCTTCTTGTCGAAG ATCACCGCCATGTCCCTCTCCCCGTTCTTTTTCTACATGGACATCAACAAGTCTTCTCTTATTTG TGTGGTCATCAGTCACGTGGGAGAGGCCCTGCTGGTGTACTCGCAGAAAGACTCTCAGGTTGGGGCGAGATAA
- the rbbp8 gene encoding DNA endonuclease RBBP8: MSSPGPSSGTSNPTDLFDDLWRQLRENHRDALRELEEKVTKLKKERYLDAQSLEVFHFRTQQLKEQNKTLQDAVSRLEERLCTGECDRCAILEENLKSNQDQNLRLIAKLNNERESLEDGNRKLHAELQKIKISRLEPQQPSSSEQEEGVIPDSPILPSSLPVANKLRKRKDINKIKHVRYAEVPRPNRSLFSVLEPVDATKNPGRAHMLVPNTCELDTSQISNDVNLNLEEAIAETCGLELIDVPHMKPETAVGQQSRNHGFRLKPHRSSLLFAMFRSPEKTTEKSPSLLQSVKRFSEDGAHNKAKRMKEESEPEAQEEDKQGIQEGEDKQKEGKQMQPELIKESSAPLSHQSLKKCRVDSKDQSTQNGPNVSYTSPAFKKPHVQDKANKDSVGKRRSPQQDLNASHDQHKGHEGRKVKVEPMWSIDPALALSMYDSERRGDEQKEAEEECHGELVDSDRTWVSHSLLQCRGENARRDSVSGLGEKANDSLDMMFDTTAHGEYKSYNNSHLGQSQLCGGGDEEGEDGDDDPHENTMSEGYGHKAGRPTFAHVAVIRKKDERRKLKGTTCKECEIYYAHLPEEAKQKKLSACSRHRYLYIPPCTPENFWEVGFPSTQTCIERGYVREEKSPQARTRRRQPLNALFSPKQKQEES, translated from the exons ATGAGCAGCCCAGGACCGAGCAGCGGAACATCCAACCCGACCGACCTCTTCGACGATCTATGGAGGCAGCTCCGAGAGAACCATCGTGATGCCCTTCGAG aACTGGAAGAAAAAGTGACTAAGTTGAAGAAGGAGCGCTATTT agATGCTCAGAGTCTTGAGGTGTTTCACTTTCGCACCCAGCAGCTAAAGGAGCAAAACAAAACCTTGCAGGATGCTGTCAGTCGCCTGGAGGAAAG GCTCTGTACAGGAGAATGTGATCGATGTGCCATCTTAGAGGAGAACCTAAAAAGTAACCAGGATCAGAATTTGCGTCTCATCGCCAAACTGA ACAATGAAAGAGAGAGCCTCGAGGATGGAAACAGAAAACTACATGCTGAActgcaaaaaataaagatatctCG cttAGAGCCGCAGCAGCCCTCATCCTCGGAACAAGAAGAAGGCGTCATCCCAGACTCACCGATCCTGCCAAGCTCGCTGCCTGTTGCAAACAAACTGAGGAAACGAAAAGACATCAACAAAATTAAGCATGTTCGTTATGCAGAGGTGCCTCGACCAAACAGGTCGCTCTTCAGTG TACTGGAGCCTGTTGATGCGACAAAGAATCCTGGAAGAGCACACATGCTTGTACCCAACACATGTGAATTGGACACATCCCAAATCTCAA ATGATGTGAATCTAAACCTTGAAGAAGCGATAGCAGAAACCTGTGGCCTTGAACTTATAGATGTGCCTCACATG AAACCTGAGACAGCTGTAGGCCAGCAGAGCAGGAACCATGGCTTTCGTTTAAA ACCTCACCGCTCATCCCTTCTATTCGCGATGTTCCGCAGTCCAGAGAAGACCACAGAAAAGTCCCCATCCCTTCTCCAAAGTGTCAAACGGTTTTCAGAGGACGGAGCCCATAACAAAGCAAAACggatgaaggaggagagtgAGCCAGAGGCACAAGAGGAGGACAAACAAGGAATCCAGGAAGGGGAGGACAAACAAAAGGAAGGCAAACAAATGCAACCTGAACTGATCAAAGAAAGCTCTGCACCTTTAAGCCATCAAAGCTTGAAGAAGTGTCGGGTGGACAGCAAG gATCAGTCGACACAAAATGGGCCAAACGTGTCCTATACAAGTCCTGCTTTCAAGAAGCCACATGTTCAAGACAAAGCAAACAAGGACAGTGTTGGGAAGAGAAGAAGTCCCCAGCAGGATCTGAACGCCTCACATGACCAACATAAAGGACATGAAG GAAGGAAGGTCAAAGTGGAGCCCATGTGGAGCATTGACCCCGCGCTCGCCCTGTCCATGTACGACAGTGAgcggagaggagacgag CAAAAGGAAGCCGAAGAGGAGTGTCATGGTGAATTAGTAGATTCCGACCGCACTTGGGTCAGTCACAGTCTCCTCCAGTGTCGGGGAGAAAATGCCAGAAGGGACAGTGTGTCTG GACTAGGGGAGAAGGCAAACGACAGTTTGGATATGATGTTTGACACAACGGCTCACGGGGAGTACAAGTCTTACAACAATTCCCACTTAGGCCAGAGCCagctgtgtggtggtggagatgaagaaggagaagacggGGACGACG ATCCTCATGAAAACACGATGAGCGAAGGTTACGGGCACAAAGCAGG ACGTCCAACATTTGCACACGTGGCTGTGATTCGCAAGAAAGACGAGAGACGGAAACTGAAGGGCACCACCTGCAAGGAATGTGAAATT TATTACGCCCATCTCCCAGAAGAGGCAAAGCAGAAAAAGTTGTCTGCGTGCTCGAGGCACCGGTATCTATACATTCCTCCTTGCACTCCTGAAAACTTCTGGGAAGTTGGATTCCCGTCAACTCAGACATGCATTGAAAGAG GTTATGTCAGGGAAGAGAAGAGTCCTCAGGCACGTACTCGGAGAAGACAACCCTTGAATGCTTTATTCTCCCCGAAGCaaaaacaggaggagagctga
- the fam168b gene encoding myelin-associated neurite-outgrowth inhibitor isoform X2: MNPVYSPSATGVPFTNTKGMGYPAGFPVGYAAAAPAYTHNIYAGANAAFPSGYAPGTPFKMSCSPNTGTVPPYSTSPNPYAAAMYPVRSTYPQQNPYAQALIPSQQQGTYYTQPLYAAPPHVIHHTTVVQPNGMPAAMYQQMPHQRHNSVAMGMVAGTTMAMSAGTLLTTQSPASVAPHQVSMPTYRHPGTPSYSYVPPQW, from the exons ATGAATCCAGTCTACAGCCCTTCAGCAACAGGGGTCCCCTTTACCAACACTAAGGGCATGGGCTATCCAG CTGGATTCCCTGTTGGCTATGCAGCAGCTGCTCCAGCATACACTCACAATATCTATGCAGGAGCGAACGCGGCCTTCCCCAGCG GCTACGCTCCGGGCACTCCTTTCAAAATGTCCTGCTCTCCCAACACTGGGACTGTCCCACCGTACTCCACCTCACCCAACCCCTACGCCGCTGCCATGTACCCGGTCAGGAGCACCTACCCCCAACAGAACCCCTATGCACAG GCACTAATACCTTCACAACAGCAAGGCACTTACTACACACAGCCTCTGTATGCTGCACCGCCTCACGTTATCCATCACACTACAGTGGTCCAGCCCAATGGGATGCCTGCAGCCATGTATCAGCAAATGCCTCACCAACGCCACAACAGTGTCGCCATGGGCATGGTAGCCGGCACCACCATGGCCATGTCAGCTG GAACTTTGCTGACAACGCAATCACCAGCGTCTGTCGCCCCCCACCAAGTCTCGATGCCTACATATCGGCATCCTGGCACACCCAGCTACAGCTATGTGCCCCCACAATGGTGA
- the fam168b gene encoding myelin-associated neurite-outgrowth inhibitor isoform X1 — MNPVYSPSATGVPFTNTKGMGYPVMAAGFPVGYAAAAPAYTHNIYAGANAAFPSGYAPGTPFKMSCSPNTGTVPPYSTSPNPYAAAMYPVRSTYPQQNPYAQALIPSQQQGTYYTQPLYAAPPHVIHHTTVVQPNGMPAAMYQQMPHQRHNSVAMGMVAGTTMAMSAGTLLTTQSPASVAPHQVSMPTYRHPGTPSYSYVPPQW; from the exons ATGAATCCAGTCTACAGCCCTTCAGCAACAGGGGTCCCCTTTACCAACACTAAGGGCATGGGCTATCCAG tcatggCAGCTGGATTCCCTGTTGGCTATGCAGCAGCTGCTCCAGCATACACTCACAATATCTATGCAGGAGCGAACGCGGCCTTCCCCAGCG GCTACGCTCCGGGCACTCCTTTCAAAATGTCCTGCTCTCCCAACACTGGGACTGTCCCACCGTACTCCACCTCACCCAACCCCTACGCCGCTGCCATGTACCCGGTCAGGAGCACCTACCCCCAACAGAACCCCTATGCACAG GCACTAATACCTTCACAACAGCAAGGCACTTACTACACACAGCCTCTGTATGCTGCACCGCCTCACGTTATCCATCACACTACAGTGGTCCAGCCCAATGGGATGCCTGCAGCCATGTATCAGCAAATGCCTCACCAACGCCACAACAGTGTCGCCATGGGCATGGTAGCCGGCACCACCATGGCCATGTCAGCTG GAACTTTGCTGACAACGCAATCACCAGCGTCTGTCGCCCCCCACCAAGTCTCGATGCCTACATATCGGCATCCTGGCACACCCAGCTACAGCTATGTGCCCCCACAATGGTGA
- the fbxo45 gene encoding F-box/SPRY domain-containing protein 1 — protein MSGAAGGGGGSSCQGAAAAASCSSAGSPYAAAAGGGAGAAGRLPARVLEHVFSYLEMTDLMRCALVCWHWNNMLADENSEVWRSLCSRSLSDEAMRSDILCNLPTYKGKLKAYQHALSSHDCSRNVYVKKNGFTLHRNPIAQSTDGARGKIGFSEGRHAWEIWWEGPLGTVAVIGLATKRASMQCQGYVALLGSDDQSWGWNLVDNNLLHNGEVNGNFPQCNNAPKYQIGERIRVILDMDDKTLAFERGFEFLGIAFRGLPKACLFPAVSAVYGNTEVTMVYLGNPLDG, from the exons ATGTCTGGAGCGGCCGGTGGGGGAGGAGGCTCCTCCTGTCAGGGCGCAGCAGCGGCGGCCAGTTGCAGCTCCGCCGGCTCTCCCTACGCTGCTGCAGCCGGAGGAGGCGCAGGGGCGGCCGGGAGGCTGCCCGCGCGCGTCCTGGAGCACGTTTTCTCGTATTTGGAGATGACCGACTTGATGCGTTGCGCGTTGGTCTGCTGGCATTGGAACAACATGCTGGCGGACGAAAACAGCGAGGTGTGGCGCAGCCTCTGCAGCCGGTCTTTGAGCGATGAAGCTATGCGTTCGGACATCCTGTGCAACCTGCCCACCTACAAGGGGAAA CTCAAGGCCTATCAACATGCTCTGAGCTCCCACGACTGCTCCCGCAACGTTTACGTGAAGAAGAACGGCTTCACCCTGCACCGCAACCCGATCGCCCAGAGCACGGACGGTGCTCGGGGCAAGATTGGCTTTTCGGAAGGGAGGCACGCCTGGGAGATCTGGTGGGAAGGCCCTCTTGGCACCGTGGCAGTGATCGGCCTGGCCACCAAGCGGGCGTCCATGCAGTGCCAGGGCTACGTGGCCCTGCTGGGCAGCGACGACCAGAGCTGGGGCTGGAACCTGGTCGACAACAACCTGCTTCACAACGGAGAGGTCAATGGCAACTTCCCCCAGTGTAACAATGCGCCAAAATATCAG ATCGGGGAGAGAATACGAGTGATTCTCGACATGGATGACAAGACGTTAGCCTTTGAGAGGGGTTTTGAGTTTCTTGGTATAGCGTTCCGCGGACTGCCCAAAGCCTGCCTGTTCCCAGCTGTCTCTGCAGTGTACGGCAACACTGAAGTCACCATGGTGTACCTGGGAAACCCTCTGGACGGCTAG
- the nrros gene encoding transforming growth factor beta activator LRRC33, with protein MLIHGLTPILLCLLAMWRILTPVLSHPQHSQCQLIQRTALCNNGELSSVPAGLPDNVEELQLNYNHIQTLQDNSLLRYPSLNTLSLACNSLEKIESHTFQHSKLLESLNLANNNLHIGSQETSHALKTLPGLRALDLSQNELNDEMVATLLQNLTSLEYLDLSGNLLQRLDETSFGDLHQLKELDLQRNIMYEIDGAFDSNPKLQRLNLAFNYLLCLTDFHMTQLVVLNASHNFIEWFITRQNLNDTFQLETLDLSNNKMLFFPFLPDHSHLRTLYLSHNSVSFYEHLADNSTYPNSTTTVEFYNMKKYMGNVTTQLWDESLHGDISSVETLDLRGNLVEYFPDGFIQKMPALSRLQMCTNCLETLNLTSEQFSGSLYELDLSNNRLSKIVADRGALTALGNLTYLNLSLNNLERLPSGLFSSLQSLRSVDLSYNNVDICRPEEADTGKDASSACADWKDIASLTQLYLKGCNLKIIPSSAFAGLSLTHLEMSDNPGLIVQESIQSLSRTLQHLGLGNTQIQDLDFSHLQSLESLNISRNSLAYLPPSLLSLDLKVLDLRDNRLSTIPSGQANTLASKLHTVFLTGNPFNCCQTEWFSTFETKKTINMVGRSGIECEDLIQMTHRVEHSQSFICLEKGGESIIWYILLFVPICLSFVGILAIVLLTFKPKMLQKSIKKNCLKPTSY; from the exons ATGCTGATCCACGGGCTCACCCCCATCCTGCTCTGCTTGTTAGCCATGTGGAGAATCCTGACGCCGGTCTTAAGTCATCCACAACACAGTCAGTGCCAGCTG aTACAAAGAACGGCTCTCTGCAACAATGGCGAGCTCTCCTCTGTGCCTGCAGGACTGCCCGACAACGTAGAGGAGCTTCAGCTCAACTACAATCACATTCAAACACTACAGGACAACTCTCTCCTCCGTTACCCCTCACTAAACACCCTGAGCTTAGCGTGTAATAGTTTAGAAAAAATAGAGTCACACACTTTTCAACACTCCAAATTGTTAGAAAGCCTCAATTTAGCAAATAACAATCTTCACATTGGCTCCCAGGAAACCAGCCATGCATTAAAGACTCTCCCCGGGCTTCGGGCTCTGGATCTCTCCCAGAATGAGCTCAACGACGAAATGGTGGCCACTCTCCTCCAAAACCTGACATCCCTGGAGTACCTCGATCTCTCTGGGAACTTATTGCAGAGACTGGACGAGACCTCGTTCGGGGATCTTCACCAGCTCAAAGAACTCGACCTGCAGAGAAACATCATGTATGAGATTGACGGCGCCTTCGACAGCAATCCGAAGCTCCAGCGGCTCAACTTGGCCTTCAACTATCTGCTTTGCCTGACAGACTTTCACATGACCCAGCTGGTGGTCCTCAACGCCAGCCACAACTTCATTGAGTGGTTCATCACCAGACAAAACCTTAACGACACTTTCCAGTTAGAGACACTTGATCtatcaaataataaaatgctcttcttccctttcttgcCCGACCACAGCCACTTGAGGACTCTCTACCTCTCCCACAACAGCGTTAGCTTTTACGAACACTTGGCAGACAACAGCACATACCCGAACTCGACCACGACTGTGGAGTTCTACAATATGAAGAAGTACATGGGCAACGTGACGACTCAGCTGTGGGACGAGAGCCTTCACGGGGACATCTCCTCCGTAGAGACTTTGGATCTGAGAGGAAACCTGGTGGAGTATTTTCCCGATGGGTTCATCCAGAAAATGCCTGCCCTGTCGAGGCTTCAAATGTGCACCAACTGTCTGGAAACCTTAAATCTAACGTCGGAACAGTTCTCCGGCAGCTTGTACGAGTTAGACCTCAGTAACAACAGACTGAGCAAGATCGTTGCCGATAGAGGTGCGCTGACCGCTCTTGGCAATCTGACGTACCTTAACCTGAGTTTGAACAATCTTGAGCGGTTACCCTCGGGATTATTTTCCTCATTGCAAAGCCTCCGGTCGGTGGACCTCAGTTACAACAACGTTGACATTTGTCGTCCCGAGGAAGCTGACACCGGTAAAGACGCAAGCTCGGCTTGCGCGGATTGGAAAGACATTGCATCCCTAACGCAACTTTACCTGAAGGGATGCAACCTGAAAATAATTCCATCGTCCGCATTCGCTGGgttgtctctcacacacttggAAATGTCCGACAACCCTGGACTCATTGTCCAAGAATCAATACAAAGTCTCAGCAGAACTTTACAGCATCTAGGTTTAGGAAACACTCAAATACAAGACTTAGACTTCTCCCATTTACAAAGTCTTGAGTCTTTAAACATTTCGAGGAACTCGCTTGCCTACCTTCCCCCTTCCCTTTTAAGTCTTGACCTGAAAGTGCTGGATTTGAGGGACAACAGACTATCCACCATTCCCTCTGGTCAGGCAAACACATTAGCCTCCAAACTGCACACGGTTTTTCTCACAGGAAATCCGTTCAACTGCTGCCAAACTGAATGGTTCAGCAcatttgaaacaaaaaagacaatcaATATGGTCGGACGATCAGGCATTGAGTGTGAAGATCTCATCCAGATGACACACAGAGTGGAGCACTCTcagtcatttatttgtttggagAAAGGCGGGGAATCTATAATCTGGTATATTCTACTTTTTGTACccatctgtctttcttttgtgGGCATTTTGGCCATTGTTCTGCTCACCTTCAAGCCGAAAATGCTCCAAAAGTCAATCAAAAAGAATTGTTTGAAGCCTACGTCTTACTGA